In Gambusia affinis linkage group LG06, SWU_Gaff_1.0, whole genome shotgun sequence, one DNA window encodes the following:
- the LOC122833045 gene encoding olfactory receptor 52N5-like, which produces MLYTNVTTIKDFFITGFPGLMPKYYGPVSATLFLVYLAIAAGNIFVLVFVRYERSLHKPSYVIFCHLALSDIMFGTVTLPKTISLYWFNDRIVSFYSCFAQMYFVHFLGATHSFILMVMALDRFIAICSPLRYNSLFTNTTVSALCGISWFMPISWMFGVVFDAMSLPFCNSNIIVHCYCDHLSIINLGCENVQSSTVLGLCLAMFSLMLPLGFIVLSYFIIIVFVLKKSSSKGRTRAWSTCTPQLIITCLYYLPRCFVYLANFIGYTFSASVRVVVVMLYSLLPAVVNPIIYCFKTKDIKDSLKMKFFTKRTNITTKAG; this is translated from the coding sequence ATGTTGTACACTAATGTAACAACGATAAAAGACTTTTTCATCACTGGATTTCCAGGTCTGATGCCAAAGTATTATGGCCCTGTTTCAGCTACACTTTTCCTGGTTTATTTGGCTATAGCagctggaaacatttttgttttagtttttgttagaTATGAAAGGTCTCTTCACAAACCCTCATATGTCATCTTTTGTCACTTGGCACTAAGTGACATAATGTTTGGAACAGTAACGCTCCCAAAGACAATATCTTTATACTGGTTTAATGACAGAATTGTATCATTTTATAGTTGTTTTGCCCAAATGTACTTTGTTCACTTTTTAGGAGCAACTCATTCTTTCATTCTGATGGTGATGGCTCTGGATCGCTTCATTGCAATTTGTTCTCCTCTGCGCTACAATTCACTTTTCACAAATACAACTGTTTCTGCGCTTTGTGGAATCTCATGGTTTATGCCGATTTCGTGGATGTTTGGTGTAGTTTTTGATGCTATGAGTCTAcctttttgtaattcaaataTAATTGTTCACTGCTACTGTGACCATTTATCAATAATTAACCTTGGATGTGAGAATGTACAAAGTTCAACAGTTCTGGGATTATGTCTGGCCATGTTCAGTTTGATGTTACCGctgggatttattgttttatcctATTTTATCATCATCgtttttgttctgaaaaaaTCGTCCTCTAAAGGACGCACTAGGGCTTGGTCGACTTGCACACCTCAGCTAATTATCACCTGCCTTTATTATCTGCCAAGGtgctttgtttatttggctAACTTTATAGGATACACTTTCAGTGCTTCTGTTCGAGTTGTTGTTGTAATGCTGTATAGTCTTTTACCTGCTGTTGTCAACCCAATAATATACTGCTTCAAAACAAAGGACATCAaagacagtttaaaaatgaagttttttaCCAAAAGAACTAATATAACAACAAAGGCTGGTTAA
- the LOC122833044 gene encoding olfactory receptor 1500-like produces the protein MIKYRNVTNVKEFMIVGFPGLPPEYYGIVSFVLLLVFIAILFGNVFILAVIICERTLHKPTYMIFLNLAMTDLFFGIVTLPKIIARYWWNDMMCSFGVCFAQMYFVHSLGAIQSLILMMMSLDRFIAICFPFKYPVLFTNKNISICCILCWFLTFIRIIGVVLHALTLPYCDLNTIMQCYCDHNSITKLGCGDDVAFVKWVAFANAMVTLLVPLTFIIISYVSIFMAVVKMPASGRDYKFLSTSAPQLLITCLYYLPRCTVYLTDVLGIKYSPDARIITTMLYSLIPPVVNPLIYCLKTVEIKNALTQRFSNRKINLAFQNETKLVTSKHA, from the coding sequence atgatcaaatacaGAAACGTTACAAATGTGAAAGAGTTTATGATTGTTGGCTTCCCTGGACTTCCACCAGAGTACTATGGCATAGTATCGTTTGTTCTCttacttgtttttattgctattctatttggaaatgtttttattctagcTGTTATCATATGTGAGCGGACTCTCCACAAGCCAACATACATGATCTTTTTAAACCTTGCAATGACAGACCTGTTCTTCGGCATTGTAACACTCCCAAAAATCATTGCCAGATATTGGTGGAACGATATGATGTGCTCATTTGGAGTTTGCTTTGCACAGATGTATTTTGTTCACTCTCTGGGAGCTATTCAgtctttaattttgatgatgatgTCTTTGGATCGCTTTATTGCTATATGTTTTCCATTCAAATATCCAGTTTTATTCacgaacaaaaacatttctatttgttGCATCTTGTGCTGGTTTCTGACTTTTATACGGATAATTGGAGTTGTGCTGCATGCTTTGACATTGCCCTACTGTGACCTTAACACGATCATGCAGTGCTACTGTGATCATAATTCCATCACCAAGCTGGGATGTGGGGATGATGTTGCATTTGTAAAATGGGTTGCATTTGCAAATGCTATGGTCACTCTCTTAGTTCCTTTAACATTTATAATCATTTCTTACGTTTCTATATTTATGGCTGTTGTGAAAATGCCTGCCTCTGGAAGGGATTACAAATTCCTGTCCACTTCTGCCCCTCAACTCTTAATTACCTGTCTATATTACCTGCCAAGATGTACTGTGTATCTTACTGACGTTTTGGGAATCAAATATAGCCCTGATGCTCGTATTATTACAACAATGTTGTACAGCCTCATACCTCCAGTCGTCAACCCTCTGATATACTGCttgaaaactgtggaaatcaaaAATGCTTTGACACAGAGATTCAGTAATAGGAAAATAAACCTTGCATTTCAAAATGAGACCAAACTTGTGACGAGTAAACACGCATAA